Proteins encoded in a region of the Aphis gossypii isolate Hap1 unplaced genomic scaffold, ASM2018417v2 Contig00281_ERROPOS243947, whole genome shotgun sequence genome:
- the LOC126553624 gene encoding uncharacterized protein LOC126553624 gives MSKILIDRAPKLLQLDNGKEFYNTNFDNLMAKYNIHKYSTFSIIKACIVERFNRTLKEKMFREFTARGSHEWISILPKLLNEYNNSKHRTIGMTPVQADLNPTSVTIKQREINNEKIKFKVGHNVRISAQKGVFTKDYMPNWSTEIFEIIKINKTLPVTYQLQDYTGKPIAGCFYSAEIHKTEHPNEYLIEKIIRKKQNKMLVKWLGFDNTHNSWINTLIKKKKTLIMLKYSVSRIIAMNVFGGSQAGDTKKIISDIQSSNKTLQNEINNQQKEIHIIKSNVVHLLTLENRMSELFNNYIETNTTLSFILSSIDSVNTEIKRITVMNVFGSSQAGETKKTISKFDDSIKIIRFELNEKMSQLENNTKIIEQKLSNIEQLTENLKFKVSDLEDNVDYMKSQISDLVGNDAENIAEIKKPKE, from the exons atgtctaaaatattaatagatagaGCACCGAAACTTTTACAACTCGATAACGGAAAAGAATTTTACAACACTAATTTCGATAATCTGATGGCcaaatataacatacacaaatattCTACATTTAGCATCATAAAAGCATGTATTGTTGAACGATTTAATCGTacactaaaagaaaaaatgtttagagagTTTACGGCACGTGGCTCACACGAATGGATTTCAATTTTACCAAAACTGCttaatgaatacaataattcaaaacacAGAACTATAGGAATGACACCAGTGCAAGCAGATTTAAATCCTACGTCAGTGACTATAAAACAAcgtgaaattaataatgaaaaaattaaattcaaagttgGTCATAACGTTCGTATCAGTGCACAAAAAGGTGTGTTTACAAAAGATTATATGCCCAACTGGTCaactgaaatatttgaaattattaaaataaataaaacattacccGTCACTTATCAGTTACAAGATTATACGGGTAAACCGATTGCCGGTTGTTTTTACTCGGCGGAAATACATAAAACCGAACACCCGAACGAATATCTGatcgaaaaaattatacgcaaaaaacaaaataaaatgcttgTCAAGTGGCTTGGATTTGATAACACACATAATAGTTGGATAAatacacttattaaaaaaaaaaaaacacttataatgttaaaatatagtgtCAGTCGTATTATAGCTATGAACGTGTTTGGAGGTTCTCAAGCTGgtgatactaaaaaaattatatcagatATTCAGTcaagtaataaaacattacaaaatgaaataaataatcagcAGAAAGAAATTCATATCATAAAAAGTAATGTTGTTCATCTCCTAACGCTGGAAAATCGCATGTCAGagctgtttaataattatatagaaacaaaTACAACACTTTCTTTTATACTTTCTTCTATAGACAGTGTAAATACCGAAATAAAACGCATAACGG tcatgAATGTGTTTGGTAGTTCACAAGCTggtgaaactaaaaaaactatttctaaATTCGATgactctataaaaataattagatttgaattaaatgaaaaaatgagtCAACTTGAAAATAACACTAAgattattgaacaaaaattatcaaatatcgaACAATTAaccgaaaatttaaaatttaaagtatctgATCTGGAAGATAATGTGGACTACATGAAATCTCAAATATCAGATCTTGTAGGAAATGATGCAGAAAATATCGCTGAAATTAAGAAACCTAAGgaatga
- the LOC126553626 gene encoding tigger transposable element-derived protein 4-like, whose protein sequence is MSKKANEIAKRLNIADFGGSNGWLDRFRKRHGIVYRKICGEADAVDDNSIKSWKETILPNLLKDYSPEDIYNADEFGLFFKLMSNKSLVMKDETCHGGKLSKDRLTVLTCSNWSGTDKLKLLLNCEFVKQKRNVLLFVDNCPAHPKEITLTNIKLVFFPPNATSKLQPLDQGVIKVLKQKYHAIHYVSIAWDEIKPEVIKNCFNKAYFGNVSQEDPHVLDSDEFRTLRRFIQATHPLTTN, encoded by the exons ATGAgca AAAAAGCAAATGAGATCGCAAAAAGGTTGAACATAGCGGACTTTGGTGGATCTAATGGTTGGCTTGATCGTTTTAGAAAAAGGCACGGTATTGTCTATCGTAAAATTTGTGGGGAAGCCGATGCTGTAGATGACAACAGTATTAAATCGTGGAAAGAGACAATTCTACCAAATTTGTTGAAAGATTATTCACCCGAGGATATATACAATGCTGATGAGTTTGGCTTGTTCTTTAAATTGATGTCAAATAAGTCACTTGTGATGAAAGACGAAACATGTCATGGTGGTAAGTTAAGTAAGGACCGGTTAACTGTTTTAACTTGCTCAAATTGGTCTGGAACTGACAAGCTAAAACTTTTG CTCAACTGCGAGTTCGTTAAACAGAAAAGAAACGTCCTTTTATTTGTCGATAATTGCCCTGCTCACCCGAAAGAAATAACCCTTACAAATATCAAACTTGTGTTTTTCCCGCCAAATGCTACGAGCAAGCTTCAGCCCCTTGATCAAGGTGTGATCAAAGTTTTAAAACAGAAATACC ATGCTATTCATTATGTTTCAATTGCGTGGGATGAGATAAAACCAgaagttattaaaaactgtttcaaCAAAGCCTATTTTGGTAACGTATCACAAGAAGACCCTCACGTTTTGGACTCAGACGAATTTCGGACTTTGAGGAGGTTTATCCAGGCTACACATCCATTGACGACCAATTAA
- the LOC126553627 gene encoding uncharacterized protein LOC126553627 has protein sequence MPELGTLLEFDGWSNTERHPFVIYADFEALLVKCTERKGANTIAIQKHEPMSYGVFVKTTEYAPIDLLEKYEIPTSPIVYHGSESHQDVAKRFVNEVTEIARRVQDLLKTNKPIIMTEEEQIAHVSKSTCNLCSSNFSIKNQKVADHCHLSGKFRQTLCNTCNLKLQKPNLVPCFLHNLSNYDAHFIVTELGNDTKSISVIPNSEEKYISFSKHVTNNFSIRFIDSCRFMASKLSTLAENLLTPGFEKFRETAKAFVPKDMDLVTRKSVYPYDFTDSWDKLEETILPEKEDFYSTLTEEHIDDEEYEHAVTIWNHFKCKTLGEYSDLYLKIDVLLLADMFENFRDMCISTYNLDPVYYFTAPGFSFDCMLKYTKVKLELLSDFDTHLFFENSIRGGLTQASMRYAKANNEKIQDYDPTKSKSWIVYQDCNNLYGWAMPQHMPYGDFKWVEPKLDGLDSLSPKSDIGRVYEVDMSYPNELHDLHNDLPFLPENKIPPGSKVKKLMATLHSKKNYVIHYRNLQQAIANGLIVEKVHRVLEFKQSDWLAKYIKLNTEMRKNAKNAFEKDFFKLLNNAVFGKTMESLRKRFKMELVSCPQRLQKLINKQTFKNCTTHNENLAAVSLENKIIMFNKPIYIGKSENMILMCVLFGYNM, from the exons ATGCCTGAGCTCGGTACATTGTTAGAGTTCGATGGGTGGAGTAACACTGAAAGACATCCGTTCGTGATATATGCCGATTTCGAGGCACTTCTTGTTAAGTGCACAGAAAGAAAAGGTGCAAATACAATAGctattcaaaaacatgaaCCGATGAGCTATGGAGTTTTCGTAAAGACTACAGAATACGCCCCTATTGATTTGCTTGAGAAATATGAGATACCAACATCACCTATTGTTTATCACGGAAGCGAGTCACATCAGGATGTAGCCAAGCGTTTCGTCAATGAAGTGACAGAGATCGCGAGAAGAGTTCAAGATttacttaaaacaaataaacccATCATAATGACAGAAGAAGAGCAAATAGCACATGTATCAAAAAGTACATGCAATCTATGTTCAAGTAATTTTTCTATCAAAAACCAAAAGGTAGCAGATCACTGTCATCTATCAGGAAAATTTAGGCAAACTTTATGCAATACTTGCAACCTGAAGCTCCAAAAACCTAACCTTGTACCGTGTTTTCTACACAATTTGTCTAATTACGATGCACATTTCATCGTAACAGAACTCGGAAATGACACTAAATCAATCTCAGTGATTCCGAACAGcgaagaaaaatacatttcattttcaaaacacgTTACTAACAACTTTTCAATTCGATTCATTGACTCTTGTCGATTCATGGCATCAAAATTATCAACACTCGcagaaaatttattaacaccaGGGTTCGAGAAGTTCAGAGAAACTGCAAAAGCATTCGTACCCAAAGATATGGATCTCGTCACACGTAAGAGTGTATACCCTTACGATTTTACCGATAGTTGGGACAAGTTAGAAGAAACAATTTTGCCTGAGAAAGAAGATTTTTATAGCACATTAACAGAAGAACATATAGACGATGAGGAATACGAACATGCAGTCACAATATGGAACCATTTCAAATGCAAAACCTTAGGAGAATATAGCGATTTGTATCTAAAAATTGACGTGCTGCTGTTGGCCGACATGTTCGAAAATTTCAGAGATATGTGCATTTCTACGTACAATTTAGACCCTGTTTACTACTTTACAGCTCCAGGTTTTAGTTTTGACTGTATGTTGAAATATACCAAAGTCAAACTAGAATTACTCTCTGATTTTGACACCCacttatttttcgaaaattcaATCCGCGGCGGCCTCACACAAGCAAGTATGAGGTACGCTAAagctaataatgaaaaaatccaAGATTATGACCCAACAAAATCCAAATCGTGGATAGTTTACCAAGATTGTAACAATTTGTACGGATGGGCAATGCCACAGCACATGCCATACGGTGACTTTAAATGGGTAGAGCCTAAGTTAGACGGATTAGATTCTTTGTCGCCAAAGTCAGATATAGGCAGAGTGTATGAGGTAGACATGTCATACCCTAATGAACTCCATGACCTACATAACGATCTTCCATTTTTACCTGAGAACAAAATTCCTCCTGGTTCAAAAGTGAAAAAACTTATGGCGACActtcattcaaaaaaaaattacgtaatCCATTATCGAAACCTACAGCAAGCCATAGCAAATGGATTAATTGTAGAAAAAGTACACAGAGTTTTAGAGTTCAAACAATCGGATTGGCTtgcaaaatacattaaattaaacaccGAAATGAGGAAGAACGCGAAGAATGCATTCGAAAAGGATTTCTTCAAACTCTTAAACAATGCCGTTTTTGGGAAAACCATGGAATCTTTACGGAAACGTTTTAAGATGGAACTAGTTTCATGTCCACAAAGATTACAAAAACTCATCAACAagcaaacatttaaaaattgtacgaCACACAATGAAAATCTTGCTGCTGTCTCAttggaaaacaaaattatcatgTTTAACAAgccaatatatatag gaaaatccgaaaatatgatattgatGTGTGTATTGtttggatataatatgtaa